A DNA window from Coffea arabica cultivar ET-39 chromosome 6c, Coffea Arabica ET-39 HiFi, whole genome shotgun sequence contains the following coding sequences:
- the LOC113692999 gene encoding class V chitinase CHIT5b-like, whose amino-acid sequence MSTLQFISIICTFLLFLISFISTSTSAVDTYSYESIKGAYWPSDRFSYLPPSAIDTTLFTHVYYAFLLPNNVTSKFMIDNSTALQLVTFTSTLHSKKPPVKALFSTGGGGDLPFQFSQMASTPSLRRNFILSTIEVARKFGFDGIDLDWEYPQNPQEMQDYAILLEEWRAEVIKESEATNCPQLLLSAAVYFSANFFLHGPFRTYPVASINKNLDWINAMCYDYHGSWEPTITGSHSALIDPKSNISTSYGLESWIKAGILRSKLVMGLPLYGKTWTLKDLMDSGVGAPAIDVGPSGAGGKGVLFYYEVEDFNKKNNATVQFDLGTLSTYSVAGNIWIGYDDSRSTALRIAFAQALRLRGYFFWALSFDRDWQISETASRFWIGWK is encoded by the coding sequence ATGTCTACCCTTCAATTCATCAGTATTATTTGCACTTTCCTACTGTTCTTGATCAGCTTCATCAGCACAAGTACTTCTGCTGTTGATACATACTCTTATGAGTCCATTAAGGGAGCCTATTGGCCCTCGGATAGATTTTCATATCTTCCACCATCAGCCATAGATACTACTTTGTTCACTCACGTCTACTATGCATTTCTTTTGCCTAATAATGTCACGTCTAAGTTTATGATAGACAATTCAACAGCTCTTCAGCTTGTGACCTTCACATCAACTCTCCATTCCAAGAAGCCACCGGTCAAGGCTCTTTTCTCCACGGGTGGAGGAGGCGATCTTCCATTTCAATTTTCACAGATGGCCTCAACTCCTTCTCTTCGCAGGAACTTCATCCTGTCTACCATAGAAGTTGCTCGAAAATTCGGGTTTGATGGAATTGATCTTGATTGGGAGTACCCACAAAACCCTCAAGAAATGCAGGATTACGCCATTCTGCTAGAAGAATGGAGGGCCGAGGTCATAAAGGAGTCTGAGGCAACAAATTGTCCTCAACTCTTGCTGTCTGCAGCTGTTTACTTTTCTGCCAACTTTTTCCTACATGGGCCGTTCAGAACATATCCAGTAGCTTCGATTAACAAGAATTTGGATTGGATCAATGCCATGTGCTACGACTATCATGGATCATGGGAACCTACAATTACAGGTTCCCATTCAGCACTAATTGACCCCAAAAGTAATATCAGTACCAGCTATGGTTTGGAATCCTGGATCAAGGCTGGAATCTTGAGAAGCAAATTGGTGATGGGATTGCCGCTTTATGGCAAAACTTGGACGCTAAAGGACCTTATGGATAGTGGCGTGGGAGCACCGGCGATTGATGTTGGTCCTAGTGGAGCTGGTGGAAAAGGAGTACTGTTTTATTATGAAGTGGAGGATTTCAACAAGAAGAATAATGCAACTGTTCAATTTGATTTAGGGACACTATCAACTTATTCAGTAGCTGGGAATATATGGATTGGGTACGATGATAGTAGATCGACAGCATTGAGGATTGCATTTGCTCAGGCTCTTAGGCTTCGTGGCTACTTTTTCTGGGCTCTGAGCTTTGATCGAGACTGGCAAATATCAGAAACCG